AAAAATCAGACCTGGTGTTACTGGATATTAACCTGCCCGGTATGGATGGAATTGAAGGTCTTGATCATATCAGGAAAAAAGATCCCGAAAAAATTGTAATCATGGTTACCGTACATGATGATGACGATCACATTTTTGCAGCACTGAAAGCAGGGGCGGTCGGGTATCTCATGAAAAAAGTAACTCCTGATGAACTTGTGGATGCAGTTCGGGATGCGTACAAGGGCGGATCACCTATCACACCCAATATTGCCCGTAAAGTAATTCAGACTTTTCATAGGTCGGAAAAACTTGAAGAAGAACTGAGTGACCGTGAACGCGAAATATTAACCGAACTCGCAAGAGGATTATCGTACGCTGCTATCGGTAAAAAAATATTTCTGTCGGTTGATGGAATCCGTCACCACATCCGGAATATCTACCGGAAACTTGAAGTGAACTCAAAGTCAGAAGCTGTTGCAAAAGGGTTGAAAAACAGACTGATAGATCTTTAAACCTGAGTTTGATGCACAGAGTAATACTCAGGTAGTTTCATTGAAAAAAGATTATTTAATCGTCGTATTTGTTTTTTGAGAGTCAAACCCAACCCGGGTCAATATACGATACATATCTGACTGACCCATTCTCCCCTTGAATAGTTCACCACTTACACGAAAGCAGAGAATCAATGAACAATATTTATGCCTACGCATATATACCTATGATTTTTTAAATACCACATGTTTATGCGGTGACAAACTCTCAGTAATTCCTGATATTATTGTGAGAGCTAATTAGATGTTTTAGGATTAGAGATGCCTAAAATGTGATAAGAGAGGAAAAGTGCTCCTGCTGTTAATCGGCAGGGGCACTTTTTGCTTATGAAAGATATTCGTAAAAATACTTAGATGCGGGTATTGCAAATTTCAGAATAATGAATAAAATTATAGGAAAGACTTAGTTTATTTTACTCAGGAATATTTGAATAGAGTTTAGGATTGTGTGGTGTATTAAATTTCGTTTGGTTCTGATGACTATTGAAGGACTGATCACCTTTTACACCACGCAGTCTCATGATCAAATCGAGAGGCAGAAAAACAGGTGTTCCGGCAGGCGCGGTGATGGTCGGCCGGGGCCCCTGTTTTTATTTTTAAAATGAACGAATCTTACCTTTAAGTAAGAAGCTACCGTCTTCAACTTGTTAAAAGCCAAAGTCTACTAAAGCGAAATAAAAAAGCCTGTAGTGATTGTTGCAGGCTTCGCAGAATAAAGTGCAGTCAGAACCTGAGCATTCGATTTAAAAAATAGCAAAAAGAAGTCCGATAAGGACGTCATCTCGCATTCCGAAGCCTCGGGGCGTGACCTACTATCCTTACCAAAAGTCAGGAGATGCCACACCGGGGCGGGGCATAACATAACTGTTGACAAGTATCCTTAACTGACGACCTTATTGAACTGCTATTGGTGAAATCTGACAAATTTAAAAATCGTACTCACGTTTAAAACTATTCTTCCCTCTGCATCGTCTTATCTGCAGAACATATAACTGCATTACGGATCCACGCCGATTATCCTTAATTACATAAATGGACGACGTTCTACTAATTAAAAAAGTACAGCAGGGTGATACCCGGGCTTTTTCCGAACTGGTGAACCGGTGGCACGAACGTATACATCGTTTTGCGTATCGATTTTTTTCGGATGAAGATGAGGCAAATGAGATCGCCCAAAAAACGTTCATAAAAATGTATCAAAATGTGAACGATATCGACAATCCGGAGAAATTCGGGTCGTGGATGTACCGGGTGGCCAATAATCTCTGTCTCGATGAACTGAAACGGGCCGGACGAAGAAAAGCCACTCCACTTGAAGCCTGGGTTGAGCAGAGTGGCGGTCTTGAATCGGATACAATTTCACCGGCTGCTGAACTGGATCGCAAAGAACTTGGGGATATCCTTCAGCAGGCGCTGATGCTGCTGCCGGATGAGCAGCGAACCGTCATTATCCTGAAAGAGTATGAAGGTCTGAAATTCAGGGAAATCGCCGAAATTTTGGAAGAACCCGAAAGTACCGTCAAATCGAGGCTCTATTACGGGCTTAGATCAACGCGTAAAATTTTACTGAAATGGAATATTCAACATCACTTTTTGAACAATGACTGAACAGGAAGCAAAACTAAAGCTAATGGACTATCTCTACGATGAGATGGACGAAGGCGAACGTATAGAGTTTGAAGAGGCGCTGATGATTAACCCGGAGCTTCAAAAAGAGCTCGATAGCCTTCGGTCTACCCGCAGTCTGCTCCAGACCGAATCAAAAGAGATACCGCACCGGGAGATGCTTCTGCTGAAAATTCCCGATGCCGGGACGGATTCAGCAAAAGAGTCGCATCAAACTCACAAAACAGGAGCCAAAAACTCAAATCGGCTTAGTTACACCATATTAGCTGCGGCCGCTGCACTACTCCTTACCACACTTCTTGTAACGTGGAGTAACCTGCACATTACTCGCACTGATACGGGAATGGAAATCACCTTTGGTCAGACTTCGGTTCAGGCTCCCGCTGATCGATCCGACTCCATTTCAGAAGAAGAAATCATCACGCTCATCACTCAGTTACAGCAGGAAAATGCCCTTCTGTTTTCTGAACTGTTGAACGAATCACGGCTTGAACAGCAGCAACAGCTCGAAAATGTGGTTACCGATCTCGCAACGTATTACGAAGAACAGCGCAGGCAGGATCTGATGCTGATTAGCGAAACACTGCTTCAGATGGAAGAAGAAACGTACTTCCGCCTGATGCAAACCGATGAAACCATTGAGGACCTGATATTTGCCCTCACATACCCCGCCAATCCATAAATTCAAAAGAATATGAAACGCCTTAATATAATTTTAGCTGTATTGTTTATTACTGTGCTGCCATTGCACGCATCGGCCCAAACCGGTATCGATAACGACCGGATGGACCGCGATCTGAGAATCATGGAAAATGTGCTTTCCGAACTATTTCAGGTTGACACCGGAGACGAGAATATCCGGATTCGGATTGCCGGAACTCAATTCAACAGAAGTTCCCGGGGGGTCGATGTATCGGGAACATACTATCCCGACTATGGCGTAGTATTTTCAATATCCAACCAGGCGCTGCGAATGCTTTCTGTCCGGTCAGACAACAATGATATCGATCTTGTTTTTCGATATGGAGCGGGAGGTGAAAACGGGTCCACCGAAATTACAGAAGAAAATGTAAGAGCCCGAATTTTGGAGTTTTTCAAGGAGTATGCACCAAATATCGGGCAGTTGCAGGATAACGACCGGGTAATGGTTGCAATTGGCCAGGCCCCAGCCAATCGTCCCAGAACTCCGGGTATTATGATTCAGACCAGCCGACCCGCCACCGACCCGATGATACCTGAAATGATAATCTGGACAGATGCCGTCTCACTGAAACAATACCGATCAGGAAGCCTGAGCAGCACTCAATTTGAAGATCTGCTGCAGACGGGAAGTATAAAAAGCAGATCTGAATTGAGAGATTTCACCATTTTTGCTTCTGTCATCAAAACTTCCCTTGAACATCCGGATTTAAAAAACATGGTCGTTCGGCGTGATCCGTCATTCCATTATCTGCCGGGAATGGGCGTGCATTTTAATGCTGAAATACGCACACACGGACTGGGCTCACCACAGGACAGGGATCAGATCTGGGGCCGGCTCGACTCGCTGTCCGGTAATTTTGAAATGCTGGCTGAGCAGCTGGAAGAGTCTCTTGCACCTCTGGTGGCGCGGCTTGACAGCAACTACAACTCCGTCCGATGGGACTTTGACAGGGATAGCCTTGCCGCTCTTTGGCGAGGTGACAGCCTGAACGTACGTATTCGGGAACTGCGTGACCAGGCGATGGACCATCATCGATCCCATAACCGGCAGAACAGACCGCGTATTAGTGCTATTGAAATTGATTTTAATGAAGAAGGTTCGGAAGAAGAGATTCAGGAGCAGATTGAAATCGTGCATCGTGAGATAACTGCCGCAATCAAAGATTACGCCTCCACACTACGTAACCTTCCGGATGATGAACTTCTGATTGTAACCCTTTACTGGAACAGCAGACACCCTGCAACCCCCTATCAATCGGAAATCCGAATCCGTAAATCAGACCTCCTGAATGGCAGTGAACCCGAAGTGGTGATCACCTCAAGATCGTAACTCCTACACATACAACACCTCAAATATGTAACCTAAAGCTGCACGGCCTGATCGCCGCTGCAGCTTTTTTATTTTGCCCATTTTGCAAAAATTTCTGTTCATGCAGTCTCAATCCTTTACCTTCATTAAAATCCAGTCACACCAACACTCTTCATGAAACATCTCCTCATACCGGTTTTCGTTCTTTTTGTTTTAGGTACTGCGTGCAGTTCTGACCCTCAGCCTGAATCAACCGCAAGCTTCACATTTGACTCCGTTTCAGCCGAACAGGCAGGCTTGCACCCTGACTCACTCCACAGAGTAACTGAGTTTCTTCGGGATGGTGTGGATACCGGAAAAATTCCAGGTTCTGTTTTGACCATCGTAACGGACGGGGCAATCGTTTACAGCGAAGCCGAAGGCATGGCCGACATTGAGGCTGAAATTCAAATGGATCAGCATCATATTTTCAGGATGGCATCCATGACCAAGCCGGTAACTTCTGTAGCTGTGCTTATGCTTGCCGAAGAGGGTAAATTGAGTGTGAATGATCCCGTTTCGAAATTTATTCCAGAGTTTTCAGAACCTGCCATTCTCGAATCGGTCGATTTGACGGATACAACCTGGAGTTCCAGGCCTGCGGAAAATGAAATTACCCTTCATCATCTGCTCACGCATACGTCCGGGGTTGCCTATGGTTTTATTGATGAAGAGCTTGGACCCATTTATCAAAAAGCTGATGTACCCGACGGAACCGTCATGGATGGCCGAACCCTCGAACAGACAATGAGCCGGCTGGGGGATCTTCCCCTGAAGCATGAGCCCGGCTCAGCGTGGACATACGGCCTCAGCACTGATATTCTGGGCCGGGTTGTGGAAGTCGCTTCAGAAATGCCGCTGGACCAATTTTTTCAAGAGAAGATTTTTGAACCGCTTGGCATGCACGATACCGGCTTTAACATTCAGCCTGAAGAACGGGAACGTATCGTGGCACTTTACCGAAACACCCGGCCAAATGAGCTCCAAAAAATTCCCCGGTTATCTGTTCAGAGTTCTGATACCCTGTCAACGGATACCGGGCAGATGCCGCACGTGGGGTATTTTTCCGGCGGATCCGGCTTGTTTGGAACTGCTGAAGATTACCAGCGATTTCTGCAGACCATCCTGAATGACGGGCAGCTGGGGGATGTCCGGCTTTTTAGTGAAGAGACCGCCCGTTACCTGAAAGAACATCAAATTAATGACCTTCGTCTTGGAAAAGACGGATTCAGTTACGCTTTCCAGGTAACGCTGCAGGATGGAGATTTAAAGAATAACCGTCGGCCCGGCAGGCTTCAGTGGGGCGGACTATTCCAGACCCATTTCTGGCTCGATCCAGCCCGAAATACCACCGTGGTACTCATGACGCAGGTGTACCC
The window above is part of the Rhodohalobacter sp. SW132 genome. Proteins encoded here:
- a CDS encoding response regulator transcription factor, whose amino-acid sequence is MSKELIKVSIIEDNAYMREGWETFIDFEKDMCVVGSFDSCEKAFEDSEFQKSDLVLLDINLPGMDGIEGLDHIRKKDPEKIVIMVTVHDDDDHIFAALKAGAVGYLMKKVTPDELVDAVRDAYKGGSPITPNIARKVIQTFHRSEKLEEELSDREREILTELARGLSYAAIGKKIFLSVDGIRHHIRNIYRKLEVNSKSEAVAKGLKNRLIDL
- a CDS encoding RNA polymerase sigma factor; translated protein: MDDVLLIKKVQQGDTRAFSELVNRWHERIHRFAYRFFSDEDEANEIAQKTFIKMYQNVNDIDNPEKFGSWMYRVANNLCLDELKRAGRRKATPLEAWVEQSGGLESDTISPAAELDRKELGDILQQALMLLPDEQRTVIILKEYEGLKFREIAEILEEPESTVKSRLYYGLRSTRKILLKWNIQHHFLNND
- a CDS encoding anti-sigma factor, whose product is MTEQEAKLKLMDYLYDEMDEGERIEFEEALMINPELQKELDSLRSTRSLLQTESKEIPHREMLLLKIPDAGTDSAKESHQTHKTGAKNSNRLSYTILAAAAALLLTTLLVTWSNLHITRTDTGMEITFGQTSVQAPADRSDSISEEEIITLITQLQQENALLFSELLNESRLEQQQQLENVVTDLATYYEEQRRQDLMLISETLLQMEEETYFRLMQTDETIEDLIFALTYPANP
- a CDS encoding serine hydrolase; its protein translation is MKHLLIPVFVLFVLGTACSSDPQPESTASFTFDSVSAEQAGLHPDSLHRVTEFLRDGVDTGKIPGSVLTIVTDGAIVYSEAEGMADIEAEIQMDQHHIFRMASMTKPVTSVAVLMLAEEGKLSVNDPVSKFIPEFSEPAILESVDLTDTTWSSRPAENEITLHHLLTHTSGVAYGFIDEELGPIYQKADVPDGTVMDGRTLEQTMSRLGDLPLKHEPGSAWTYGLSTDILGRVVEVASEMPLDQFFQEKIFEPLGMHDTGFNIQPEERERIVALYRNTRPNELQKIPRLSVQSSDTLSTDTGQMPHVGYFSGGSGLFGTAEDYQRFLQTILNDGQLGDVRLFSEETARYLKEHQINDLRLGKDGFSYAFQVTLQDGDLKNNRRPGRLQWGGLFQTHFWLDPARNTTVVLMTQVYPSMHQQELYDEVELRVNRSFTE